The following proteins are encoded in a genomic region of Leifsonia psychrotolerans:
- a CDS encoding carbohydrate ABC transporter permease, which produces MTISTEDRLASADRAEENAPSAPNRGEPGSPPRRDGVKRTRGARQQALTGWMFMAPFAVLFIIVFLVPIVVSIYSSMFAQLPSGDGLYGGGGLVDTFVGFDNFALAIGSAPFWTGMGRVMLYGMFQVPVMIIAALGLALLLDSFIVRRPGGFRLAFFLPFAIPGVIAAMMWLYLYTPEVSPFMQYLPEGTNLMAPGTVLLSMANMTTWTYTGYNMLIFLAALQTIPRDLFEAARLDGASAWQIATRIKIPLVRGAALLAVLLSIIGTIQLFNEPMIMEGANPWMGKEYTPMMLTYNSMMGAVSPSGTGPASAYSLLMAVIAGLLAAIYAVLQRRKGDKA; this is translated from the coding sequence ATGACCATTTCCACTGAGGACCGCCTCGCGTCCGCCGACCGAGCGGAAGAAAACGCGCCGTCCGCACCGAACCGGGGCGAGCCCGGCAGCCCTCCGAGGCGAGACGGTGTGAAGCGTACGCGCGGTGCCCGCCAGCAGGCTCTCACCGGTTGGATGTTCATGGCTCCGTTCGCCGTGTTGTTCATCATCGTCTTTCTCGTGCCGATCGTCGTCTCGATCTACTCGTCGATGTTCGCGCAGCTTCCGAGCGGCGACGGCCTCTATGGTGGCGGTGGGCTGGTCGATACCTTCGTCGGATTCGACAACTTCGCGCTCGCGATCGGCAGCGCCCCGTTCTGGACAGGAATGGGACGGGTCATGCTGTACGGAATGTTCCAAGTTCCGGTGATGATCATTGCGGCACTCGGGCTCGCTCTCCTGCTCGATTCGTTCATCGTGCGTCGCCCGGGTGGATTTCGTCTCGCGTTCTTTCTGCCGTTTGCGATCCCCGGCGTCATCGCCGCGATGATGTGGCTCTACCTATACACCCCCGAAGTCTCGCCCTTCATGCAGTATCTGCCCGAGGGCACCAATCTGATGGCGCCGGGTACCGTGCTGCTGTCTATGGCGAATATGACCACCTGGACCTACACCGGGTACAACATGCTCATCTTCCTGGCCGCGCTGCAGACAATTCCGAGGGATCTGTTCGAAGCGGCTCGTCTCGACGGCGCCTCGGCGTGGCAGATCGCGACGCGGATCAAGATTCCGCTCGTGCGCGGAGCTGCGCTGCTTGCCGTGTTGCTGTCGATCATCGGAACAATCCAGCTGTTCAACGAGCCGATGATCATGGAGGGGGCGAACCCCTGGATGGGCAAGGAATATACGCCGATGATGCTGACCTACAACTCGATGATGGGAGCCGTCTCACCCTCGGGCACCGGCCCGGCTTCGGCATACTCGCTGTTGATGGCGGTCATTGCCGGACTTCTTGCGGCCATTTACGCCGTGCTGCAGCGCCGGAAGGGAGACAAAGCATGA
- a CDS encoding LacI family DNA-binding transcriptional regulator, whose amino-acid sequence MPRRSDPDRAPNQVDVARAAGVSTQTVSRVVSGHPNVRPETAQRVLAAVEAVGYRVHAAAASLASGRSRTIGVITISSAQYSTSAIVLGVEAVAADEGYAVTSAGVTQHAGPAAFVAAFDRLERQGAEGIVILAPVGFLSEALGTRTERTPTVGHRQTDGDGTGALIDQRAIARAATEHLLDLGHRTVWHVSGDEFWQESSLRRDEWEAVLRERGITPPPVIPGDWSPESGYRAGRTIAAIPDVTAVFVSSDEMAFGVIRALHEAGRTVPDDVSVVSVDDIALAAYATPALTTVRQPFEEVGRATAIQVIDLIEKREPRILPTLRPELIVRASTAPPAHA is encoded by the coding sequence ATGCCACGTCGTTCTGACCCAGATCGGGCACCGAATCAAGTTGATGTTGCCCGAGCCGCCGGGGTGTCGACGCAGACGGTGTCCCGCGTCGTTTCGGGGCACCCCAATGTGCGCCCAGAGACCGCGCAGCGCGTGCTCGCCGCGGTGGAGGCCGTTGGATACCGGGTGCACGCGGCCGCGGCTTCGCTCGCGTCGGGTCGCAGCCGCACCATCGGCGTGATCACCATCTCCTCGGCCCAGTATTCGACGAGTGCGATTGTGCTTGGTGTCGAGGCGGTCGCCGCCGATGAAGGGTATGCGGTGACATCCGCGGGGGTCACCCAGCACGCAGGCCCGGCGGCGTTCGTCGCGGCTTTTGACCGGTTGGAACGGCAGGGCGCGGAGGGCATCGTGATCCTCGCGCCGGTCGGGTTCCTCTCCGAAGCGCTCGGCACGCGCACGGAACGCACGCCCACGGTCGGGCACCGACAGACCGATGGCGACGGCACCGGCGCGCTCATCGATCAGCGGGCCATCGCTCGTGCCGCCACCGAGCATCTGCTCGATCTTGGCCATCGCACCGTCTGGCACGTCTCGGGCGACGAGTTCTGGCAGGAGTCGAGTTTGCGCCGTGACGAGTGGGAGGCGGTGCTTCGGGAACGTGGCATCACACCGCCCCCGGTCATTCCCGGTGACTGGTCGCCCGAGTCGGGTTACCGGGCCGGGCGGACGATCGCGGCAATCCCCGACGTGACCGCGGTCTTCGTGTCGAGCGACGAGATGGCCTTCGGCGTGATCCGGGCGCTCCATGAAGCCGGTCGCACGGTGCCGGATGACGTCTCGGTGGTCAGCGTTGATGATATTGCGCTCGCCGCGTATGCCACGCCTGCTCTGACGACGGTGCGACAGCCGTTCGAAGAGGTGGGACGCGCCACGGCGATTCAGGTGATCGACCTGATCGAGAAACGTGAACCGCGGATTCTGCCGACTCTGCGCCCCGAACTCATCGTCAGAGCCTCCACGGCCCCACCGGCGCACGCCTAG
- a CDS encoding leucyl aminopeptidase: protein MTPSDYKLIPSAFSATPSLDAAGSTTVTAATQPGATLGALGYFVGTTGVVPNGLGVDRDALTRAGFDGAVGQTLILPQPSGPELIAVGAGKADEQNAATLRDAAAAFARAARRAPDIGLIPGEEFALAPDRLGQLITEGVLLARYRYAELKPTSKHSALTSLELIVPDGQVADVAAGIRTGEILAQSANLARDLANTPPSHLTATDFGDVAARLGAAAGLAVEIFDKKQITELGLGGLLGVNAGSIEEPRMIKIVYTPAEASSPAPAHLALVGKGIMYDSGGISLKPSDPMHLAMKMDMAGAGAVLATMIALRALDCPNAVTAFLMCTDNMPSGSAMKLGDVLTIRGGTTVEVKNTDAEGRLVLSDGIVLAGEESPDAIVDIATLTGAALMAFGQRTAAVLGNNQELILQAMSASEATDESIWQLPLERRYRDQLNSDVADMSNMGGKYAGATLAALFLADFVGETPWVHFDIASTMQSDSDDLWRSKGATGFGTRLLIDLACNFVPVK, encoded by the coding sequence ATGACTCCCAGCGACTATAAACTCATCCCCTCCGCGTTCAGCGCCACGCCGTCACTGGATGCGGCCGGAAGCACCACGGTGACCGCTGCAACGCAGCCGGGGGCGACTCTCGGAGCCCTCGGCTACTTCGTCGGCACGACGGGTGTCGTCCCGAACGGACTCGGGGTTGACCGTGACGCTCTCACGCGGGCCGGCTTCGACGGCGCTGTCGGACAGACTCTGATCCTGCCGCAGCCCAGCGGGCCGGAGCTGATCGCTGTCGGAGCAGGAAAAGCCGATGAGCAGAATGCGGCGACGCTGCGTGACGCGGCTGCCGCCTTCGCTCGCGCCGCTCGACGGGCTCCCGACATCGGGCTGATCCCGGGCGAGGAGTTCGCTCTGGCCCCCGATCGTCTCGGACAGCTGATCACCGAGGGCGTGCTCCTGGCTCGCTACCGGTATGCCGAACTGAAGCCCACCAGCAAGCACAGTGCGCTGACTTCACTCGAGCTCATCGTTCCCGACGGCCAGGTGGCCGACGTGGCCGCTGGCATCCGCACCGGTGAGATTCTGGCGCAGTCGGCGAACCTCGCACGTGACCTTGCAAACACCCCGCCCAGCCATCTCACCGCGACCGACTTCGGGGATGTGGCGGCGCGCCTGGGTGCTGCCGCTGGCCTTGCAGTCGAGATCTTCGACAAAAAGCAGATCACTGAGCTGGGCTTGGGCGGGCTGCTGGGGGTCAACGCCGGCAGCATCGAAGAACCGCGCATGATCAAGATCGTGTACACGCCCGCCGAGGCGTCGTCTCCTGCTCCAGCGCACCTCGCACTCGTCGGCAAGGGCATCATGTACGACTCGGGCGGAATCAGCCTCAAGCCGTCAGACCCCATGCACCTCGCCATGAAGATGGATATGGCCGGCGCCGGGGCCGTTCTGGCAACCATGATCGCCCTTCGCGCGCTTGACTGCCCGAACGCTGTCACCGCGTTCCTGATGTGTACGGACAATATGCCGTCCGGCTCGGCGATGAAGCTAGGCGATGTGCTCACAATTCGTGGCGGCACGACCGTTGAGGTAAAGAACACGGATGCCGAGGGTCGCCTCGTGCTCTCGGACGGAATCGTGCTCGCGGGCGAGGAGTCGCCAGACGCCATCGTCGATATCGCAACGCTCACCGGCGCGGCGCTGATGGCGTTCGGCCAGCGCACCGCCGCCGTGCTCGGGAACAACCAGGAGCTGATCCTTCAGGCAATGAGCGCTTCGGAGGCCACCGACGAGTCGATCTGGCAGCTGCCACTGGAGCGTCGATACCGCGACCAGTTGAACTCCGACGTGGCCGACATGTCGAACATGGGCGGCAAGTACGCCGGAGCGACGCTCGCGGCGCTGTTCCTGGCCGATTTCGTGGGCGAGACCCCATGGGTGCATTTCGATATCGCCAGCACCATGCAGTCCGACAGCGATGACCTGTGGCGCTCGAAGGGCGCAACGGGGTTCGGCACCCGCCTCCTCATCGATCTGGCGTGCAACTTCGTGCCGGTGAAGTAG
- a CDS encoding ABC transporter substrate-binding protein has product MTHSTRFVRSAAVAAVAAISVFGLAGCNAAASSDAATDSNPITISYLHRLPDGKGMTPVNEIVKRWNAENPSIQVKATKFDGAATDMILKLETDVKAGKADCLAQLSYAEVPQMFVKGLLEDVADEAAKYSSDFSSGAYAMMSVGDAVVGLPQDTGPLVYYYNATEFEKLGLPVPTTIDELSSDAATAAATGKYVTAFTPDEALSWLSAQSAAAGDSWFGATDAGWTVKAEGAGSAKVSAFWQNLVDTKQTLVTERWGEAFTQALDNGSLIGHVGAAWEAGFLLDSLDGTPAEGQWRVAQLPDFGAGAMTGPDGGSGVAVMKGCAHPAEAMEFTGWFNTQIDDLASQGLVVAANGTPATSEKMLRQFGGQDVLAELATASSHLNPDFVYAPGFASLTKMNETAAGVADGSARVADIFTTAQTTAVATLKDFGLPVAP; this is encoded by the coding sequence ATGACACACAGCACTCGTTTCGTCCGATCCGCCGCTGTCGCGGCCGTGGCGGCGATTTCGGTCTTCGGGCTCGCTGGTTGCAACGCAGCCGCCAGCTCGGATGCCGCCACCGACAGCAACCCCATCACGATCAGCTACCTGCACCGTCTGCCGGACGGCAAAGGTATGACTCCGGTGAATGAGATCGTCAAGCGCTGGAACGCGGAGAACCCCAGCATCCAGGTGAAGGCGACGAAGTTCGACGGGGCAGCGACGGACATGATCCTGAAGCTCGAAACCGACGTCAAGGCCGGAAAAGCCGACTGCCTCGCACAGCTCAGCTACGCCGAGGTGCCGCAGATGTTCGTCAAGGGACTTCTCGAAGACGTGGCCGATGAGGCCGCGAAGTACTCGTCCGACTTCTCGAGCGGGGCCTACGCGATGATGAGCGTCGGCGACGCCGTCGTGGGCCTCCCTCAGGACACCGGCCCCCTCGTCTACTACTACAACGCAACCGAATTCGAGAAGCTTGGCCTTCCGGTTCCCACGACGATCGACGAGTTGAGCAGCGATGCCGCTACCGCCGCCGCAACGGGTAAATATGTGACCGCGTTCACTCCGGATGAGGCTCTCTCCTGGCTGTCAGCGCAGTCTGCTGCGGCTGGCGACAGCTGGTTCGGAGCGACCGACGCCGGCTGGACAGTGAAGGCCGAAGGAGCCGGCAGTGCGAAGGTTTCTGCGTTCTGGCAGAATCTGGTCGACACCAAGCAGACGCTGGTCACCGAGCGCTGGGGTGAGGCATTCACCCAGGCGCTGGACAACGGAAGCCTGATTGGGCACGTCGGCGCAGCGTGGGAGGCCGGCTTCCTGCTCGACTCCCTCGACGGCACGCCGGCCGAGGGCCAGTGGCGTGTCGCCCAGCTGCCCGACTTCGGCGCCGGTGCTATGACCGGTCCTGATGGAGGGTCCGGCGTCGCCGTTATGAAGGGCTGCGCGCACCCGGCCGAGGCGATGGAGTTCACCGGATGGTTCAACACTCAGATTGATGACCTCGCCTCACAGGGGCTGGTTGTCGCCGCGAACGGCACCCCGGCCACGAGCGAGAAGATGCTGCGTCAGTTCGGCGGTCAGGATGTTCTCGCGGAGCTGGCCACCGCCTCCTCGCACCTGAACCCAGACTTCGTCTATGCACCGGGCTTCGCCTCGCTGACCAAGATGAACGAGACCGCAGCCGGCGTGGCTGACGGCAGCGCACGTGTCGCCGACATTTTCACGACGGCACAGACGACCGCCGTCGCGACATTGAAAGACTTCGGTCTTCCGGTCGCACCGTAG
- a CDS encoding family 20 glycosylhydrolase, whose product MTGIVPAPAALTFLEHVAPYRLAPPTRIVAPGEAHPIGLLLATELRVATGFDIPVVHGDAGAADISLVLNDGFYAVEQTSVESYTLEVSHAGVIIEARATAGLYRGTRSLRQLLPARIGDDDHGRAFGDDDDHGGASGDDDGLAFGGWVAPAVSVSDAPRFDYRGAMLDVVRHFFPVEDVLRFIDALALLKINVLHLHLTDDQGWRIQIDSWPELTGIGASTAVGGARGGFYSKSDYRRIVDYAAERFLTIVPEIDLPGHTNAALSAYAELNHDGVARSPYEGVEVGFSSLSAAPERAEATDQFLEDVLREVAELTPGPWLHIGGDESLSTSKADYRALVERITTTAASMGKTVIGWHEIGASPSLPADTIAQYWSYLEPQGDAASLTRSVVEQGGQVIMSPADVAYLDIQHVGSQPTPHGYPLGLDWANGPTSLDDALAWEPTEIVPGIAEAQILGVEAPLWTETACTISDVEFLAFPRIAAIAEIGWSPLPGAEGRDRDGFVARLSGLGAHWDAAGTVYCAVDGVPWHTDLAATT is encoded by the coding sequence GTGACCGGCATCGTTCCAGCCCCCGCCGCACTCACATTTCTTGAGCACGTGGCCCCGTATCGACTGGCCCCGCCCACGCGCATCGTGGCACCGGGAGAGGCTCACCCAATCGGGCTGCTGCTTGCCACCGAGCTACGCGTGGCCACAGGTTTCGACATCCCTGTGGTGCACGGCGACGCCGGCGCGGCCGATATTTCTTTGGTCCTGAACGACGGCTTCTACGCGGTCGAACAGACGAGTGTCGAGTCCTACACTCTCGAGGTCTCGCACGCCGGCGTGATCATCGAAGCACGCGCCACGGCCGGTCTGTATCGCGGCACAAGATCACTGCGCCAGCTGCTTCCGGCACGGATCGGCGACGACGATCACGGCCGCGCATTTGGCGACGATGACGACCACGGGGGCGCATCCGGTGACGACGACGGCCTCGCATTCGGCGGCTGGGTCGCACCGGCCGTCTCGGTCAGTGACGCGCCGCGCTTCGACTATCGCGGTGCCATGCTCGACGTCGTACGACACTTCTTTCCCGTCGAGGATGTGCTGCGCTTCATCGATGCCCTTGCGCTGCTGAAGATCAACGTGCTGCACCTGCATCTCACCGACGACCAGGGCTGGCGCATTCAGATCGACTCCTGGCCCGAACTGACTGGCATCGGCGCTTCGACGGCAGTCGGCGGCGCGCGCGGCGGCTTCTACTCGAAGAGTGACTACCGCCGGATCGTCGATTACGCCGCCGAACGCTTTCTCACGATCGTCCCGGAGATCGACCTTCCCGGCCACACCAACGCGGCGCTCAGCGCGTATGCCGAACTCAACCATGATGGGGTCGCCCGCTCACCATATGAGGGTGTTGAGGTCGGCTTCTCCTCCCTGAGCGCCGCCCCCGAGCGGGCGGAAGCCACCGACCAATTCCTCGAGGATGTGCTGCGGGAGGTCGCAGAACTGACCCCGGGCCCGTGGTTGCACATCGGCGGCGATGAATCTCTCTCCACGTCGAAGGCCGACTACCGCGCTCTCGTCGAACGCATCACGACCACGGCTGCCTCGATGGGCAAGACCGTCATCGGCTGGCACGAGATCGGCGCGTCACCCTCATTACCCGCCGACACAATCGCCCAGTATTGGAGCTATCTCGAGCCACAGGGCGATGCGGCAAGCCTCACCCGCTCGGTCGTCGAGCAGGGCGGTCAGGTCATCATGTCGCCGGCCGACGTGGCATATCTCGATATCCAGCACGTCGGAAGCCAGCCGACCCCGCACGGATATCCGCTCGGACTCGACTGGGCGAACGGACCCACCTCGCTCGACGACGCGTTGGCTTGGGAGCCGACCGAGATCGTGCCCGGCATCGCCGAAGCGCAGATCCTCGGCGTGGAAGCACCACTGTGGACGGAAACGGCCTGCACCATCTCCGATGTCGAGTTCCTTGCCTTTCCACGGATCGCGGCAATCGCCGAAATTGGCTGGTCCCCGTTGCCCGGCGCCGAGGGACGCGACCGTGACGGGTTCGTGGCGCGCCTCTCGGGGCTGGGTGCCCACTGGGATGCCGCGGGCACTGTGTATTGTGCCGTCGACGGTGTTCCCTGGCACACAGACCTGGCGGCGACGACGTAG
- a CDS encoding MGMT family protein, producing the protein MASDGSFVTDVLDLVSEIPSGRVMTYGSVAAAFGSRGARLVGQIMARYGADVPWWRVIRAGGHPPVGHEEQALEHYRIESTPLLSSTSEAGYRIDWPIARWSPGDA; encoded by the coding sequence ATGGCTTCAGACGGCTCGTTCGTCACGGATGTTCTCGATCTCGTCTCCGAGATCCCATCCGGTCGAGTGATGACGTACGGCTCGGTCGCTGCGGCCTTCGGCTCACGCGGCGCGCGCCTCGTCGGTCAGATCATGGCTCGCTACGGAGCGGATGTTCCGTGGTGGCGGGTCATTCGCGCCGGCGGGCATCCCCCGGTCGGCCATGAGGAACAGGCGCTCGAGCACTACCGGATCGAGTCGACACCCCTGCTTTCGTCGACCAGCGAAGCCGGTTACCGGATCGATTGGCCGATCGCCCGCTGGAGCCCGGGCGACGCGTGA
- a CDS encoding beta-galactosidase, whose protein sequence is MAATDTHVLVDSAPALTYCDSVLLRRGQPHRMLAGALHYFRVHPDLWEDRLRRLAAMGANTVDTYIAWNFHEQTEGDPRFDGWRDVERFIRLAGEIGLDVYVRPSPYICAEWSNGGLPAWLTARTRAPRTSEPIYRQAVETWYAELLPRLAALQASHGGPIVAVQIENEYGSFGSDQAHLVHQRDLLRQHGIVELLTTADGITAEMHAHGSVEGALPSFTFGTGVAEAARLLPEATPFLCSELWGGWFDHWGERHHVRSRESMISTVDELLAAGGSASIYMAHGGTNFGLWNGANWDGVLQPTVTSYDSDAPIAEDGRVGTKFEALRAAFAPFHDGPLPELPPAPRFQKPQTVPLRAEASLIEAVNALPAGEPRPHPATFEELGIAEGLVAYQTSAVVHGETVLTVQGLHDRATVYLGDERVAILTRDGETSTVLPPADGPVVITIIVENLGRINYGSKLGEHKGILDGVLLGRRYAHGWTHRVLPLQDLHPTGTPGVDGYASAVIDVTEPADAWLAFPGGVKALVWVNDFLLGRYWNVGPQVTLYAPSPLWRAGQNEVRVLDLEHLGTTIEVRDQAELGAVEEFIGS, encoded by the coding sequence ATGGCCGCGACCGACACTCACGTCTTAGTCGATTCAGCACCAGCGCTCACATATTGCGACAGCGTCCTTCTGCGTCGGGGGCAGCCGCACCGGATGCTCGCTGGCGCGCTGCACTACTTCCGTGTTCATCCCGATCTGTGGGAAGACCGACTGCGCCGTCTCGCCGCCATGGGGGCCAACACAGTCGACACCTATATTGCCTGGAATTTCCACGAGCAGACCGAGGGGGATCCCCGCTTTGACGGCTGGCGCGATGTCGAACGGTTCATCCGGCTCGCCGGCGAGATCGGCCTGGATGTCTACGTACGACCGAGCCCCTATATCTGCGCCGAATGGTCGAATGGCGGGCTTCCCGCCTGGCTGACCGCGCGCACCCGCGCTCCCCGCACGAGCGAACCGATCTACCGCCAGGCCGTTGAGACCTGGTATGCCGAGTTGCTCCCCCGGCTGGCCGCGCTCCAGGCATCCCACGGCGGCCCGATCGTGGCCGTGCAGATTGAGAATGAGTACGGCTCGTTCGGTTCCGATCAGGCGCACCTCGTGCACCAGCGGGACCTTCTTCGGCAGCACGGCATCGTCGAATTACTGACGACCGCCGACGGCATCACCGCGGAGATGCACGCGCATGGTTCGGTGGAGGGCGCTTTGCCCAGCTTCACCTTTGGAACCGGCGTTGCCGAGGCGGCGCGGCTGCTGCCCGAGGCCACCCCCTTCCTCTGCAGTGAGCTGTGGGGCGGATGGTTCGACCACTGGGGCGAACGCCACCACGTGCGCAGCCGCGAGAGCATGATCAGCACCGTCGACGAGCTTCTGGCCGCGGGCGGATCCGCAAGCATCTACATGGCGCACGGCGGCACCAATTTCGGGCTCTGGAACGGTGCGAACTGGGACGGCGTGCTTCAGCCGACGGTGACGAGTTACGACTCGGACGCCCCCATCGCTGAAGACGGGCGGGTCGGTACGAAATTCGAAGCGCTGCGCGCGGCCTTCGCTCCATTCCACGACGGCCCCCTGCCCGAGCTTCCGCCCGCGCCCCGTTTCCAGAAACCGCAGACCGTGCCGCTCCGCGCCGAAGCCTCGCTTATCGAGGCGGTGAATGCTCTCCCTGCTGGGGAGCCGCGCCCCCATCCCGCGACCTTTGAAGAGCTCGGGATCGCCGAGGGTCTCGTGGCTTATCAGACGAGCGCTGTCGTGCATGGCGAGACGGTTCTGACGGTGCAGGGCCTCCATGACCGCGCCACGGTGTACCTCGGTGACGAACGAGTCGCCATCCTCACACGCGACGGCGAGACCAGTACGGTGCTCCCCCCTGCCGACGGCCCCGTTGTGATCACGATCATCGTCGAGAACCTCGGCCGCATCAACTACGGCTCCAAGCTCGGTGAGCACAAGGGCATTCTGGACGGCGTCCTCCTCGGACGCCGCTACGCCCATGGCTGGACCCACCGGGTCCTGCCGCTTCAGGATCTGCACCCGACCGGTACGCCCGGAGTCGATGGCTACGCCTCTGCCGTCATCGATGTCACGGAGCCGGCCGATGCGTGGCTGGCGTTTCCCGGCGGAGTGAAGGCGCTGGTCTGGGTGAACGACTTCCTGCTCGGTCGGTACTGGAACGTCGGCCCTCAGGTCACTCTCTACGCGCCGTCACCACTCTGGCGCGCGGGGCAGAACGAGGTGCGCGTGCTCGACCTCGAACACCTCGGAACGACGATTGAGGTGCGCGATCAGGCCGAACTCGGCGCCGTCGAAGAGTTCATCGGGTCCTGA
- a CDS encoding carbohydrate ABC transporter permease: MSISTVIAASKRRARESAAERPPTSALPGPVGRMIGIAVLIVATLYFVAPVFWLMIASTKSNRDLTSTFGFWFAEWNLSANYESLMAWTQGMFWQWVGNSIFYSLSAGMIGTLFAVMAGYAIAKFAFPGKTVAIGVIMAGLLLPVALLTVPLYLEFHALGLVDTPWAIIIPSAVSPFGVFLGIVYAQDAVPTELLEAARIDGAGEVRIFFTIVLRLLAPAMVTIFLFIFVATWNNFLLPLLMVSTPELKPVTLGLFGMISYFSPDKGAVMLGALLGVIPLIILFFSLQRFLRSGLAAGAVKG; encoded by the coding sequence ATGAGTATCAGTACTGTGATTGCGGCCTCGAAGCGTCGGGCACGAGAATCGGCGGCAGAGCGGCCTCCCACGTCGGCATTGCCGGGTCCCGTCGGGCGCATGATTGGAATCGCCGTGCTCATCGTGGCGACACTGTACTTCGTGGCGCCTGTCTTCTGGCTCATGATCGCCTCGACGAAGAGTAATCGCGACCTCACCTCGACGTTCGGATTCTGGTTCGCCGAGTGGAACCTGTCGGCGAACTACGAGAGCCTCATGGCCTGGACGCAAGGAATGTTCTGGCAGTGGGTCGGCAACTCGATCTTCTATTCCCTGAGCGCCGGTATGATCGGCACACTCTTTGCGGTGATGGCGGGCTACGCAATCGCCAAGTTTGCCTTTCCCGGCAAGACGGTCGCGATCGGCGTCATCATGGCCGGATTGCTGCTCCCCGTCGCGCTGCTGACGGTGCCGCTCTATCTGGAGTTTCACGCTCTGGGCCTCGTCGACACGCCGTGGGCGATCATCATTCCCTCGGCGGTGTCCCCGTTCGGGGTCTTCCTCGGCATTGTTTACGCCCAGGATGCGGTGCCCACTGAGTTACTGGAGGCGGCACGCATCGACGGCGCGGGTGAGGTGCGGATCTTCTTCACCATTGTTTTGCGATTGCTGGCGCCGGCGATGGTCACCATCTTCTTGTTCATCTTCGTCGCAACGTGGAACAACTTCCTGTTGCCGTTGCTGATGGTTTCCACGCCGGAGCTCAAACCCGTGACGCTCGGGCTGTTCGGCATGATCAGCTATTTTTCGCCCGACAAGGGCGCAGTGATGTTGGGGGCACTTCTCGGCGTGATCCCGCTGATCATTTTGTTCTTCAGCCTGCAGCGCTTCTTGCGTTCGGGCTTGGCAGCGGGAGCGGTCAAGGGCTGA
- a CDS encoding GNAT family N-acetyltransferase codes for MSELRLEELSADNIVAANSLSLKPGQEQFIAPVSYSVAASTINPATAWQRVVLMGDHVVGFIHGNFDPDGENEEFRACIWRINVDAEAQGQGVGKFAAHALAEEARRRGFERITAIWEAGEDGPEAFFHRIGFTDVDETQYGETIGALQL; via the coding sequence ATGAGTGAGCTGAGACTGGAAGAACTTTCCGCAGATAACATCGTTGCGGCCAATAGCCTGAGCCTGAAGCCCGGCCAGGAGCAATTCATTGCCCCCGTCTCTTACTCGGTTGCGGCATCCACGATCAATCCGGCCACCGCCTGGCAGCGGGTCGTGCTGATGGGCGACCATGTCGTCGGCTTCATCCACGGCAATTTCGACCCTGACGGCGAGAACGAAGAATTTCGCGCCTGCATCTGGCGCATCAACGTCGACGCCGAGGCTCAGGGGCAGGGCGTCGGCAAGTTCGCCGCCCACGCTCTGGCAGAGGAAGCCCGCCGTCGTGGCTTCGAGCGCATCACCGCAATTTGGGAAGCCGGCGAGGATGGACCAGAAGCCTTCTTCCACCGCATCGGCTTCACAGATGTCGACGAGACACAGTACGGCGAAACCATCGGCGCGTTGCAGCTGTAG